A part of Desulfotomaculum nigrificans DSM 574 genomic DNA contains:
- the ftsH gene encoding ATP-dependent zinc metalloprotease FtsH, whose amino-acid sequence MNKVLKNLSIYLLIVLVIIFLIQFAGEKKTTVVPLRYDEFISALEQNKVDSVEMTTDKFTNIIYGKFKDGREFQTDGPVQDGSLLPLIKDKGVKFKQNKPPEPSWWTGLLTTLLPILVFVLLFFFMMQQTQGGGNRVMSFGKSRAKLHTDEKKRVTFEDVAGADEVKEELAEIVDFLKNPKKFNEIGAKIPKGVLLFGPPGTGKTLLARAVAGEAGVPFFSISGSDFVEMFVGVGASRVRDLFEQAKKNAPCIVFIDEIDAVGRQRGAGLGGGHDEREQTLNQLLVEMDGFNPNEGIIIIAATNRPDILDPALLRPGRFDRQIVVDTPDVKGREEILKVHAKGKPLDDDVDLGVLARRTPGFTGADLSNLMNEAALLAARVGKKKIGMRELEDSIERVIAGPEKKSKVISEKEKRLVSYHEAGHALVGYLLPNTDPVHKVSIIPRGRAGGYTLLLPKEDRYYMTKSMLLDQVVMLLGGRVAEDVALKEISTGAQNDLERATGIVRKMIMEYGMSDELGPLTLGHKTDTPFLGRDIARDRNYSDEVAYAIDREVRKMIDQAYSKAKALLTEYRATLDKIAEVLMEKETIEADEFAQLMRESGLEKPVHA is encoded by the coding sequence TTGAATAAGGTTCTTAAAAACCTTAGTATTTACTTGTTAATTGTTCTGGTGATCATATTCTTAATTCAGTTTGCCGGCGAGAAAAAAACCACTGTGGTGCCTTTACGCTATGATGAGTTTATTTCGGCTCTGGAACAAAATAAAGTTGATTCTGTGGAAATGACCACAGATAAATTTACCAACATTATATACGGCAAGTTTAAGGACGGCAGGGAATTCCAAACGGACGGACCGGTTCAGGATGGAAGTTTACTGCCGTTAATCAAAGATAAAGGGGTCAAGTTTAAGCAAAACAAACCGCCGGAGCCATCCTGGTGGACCGGCTTGTTAACCACCTTACTACCCATACTGGTCTTTGTGTTGTTGTTCTTCTTTATGATGCAGCAGACCCAGGGCGGCGGCAACCGGGTGATGTCCTTTGGTAAAAGCAGAGCTAAGCTGCATACGGATGAGAAGAAGCGCGTTACCTTTGAAGATGTGGCCGGTGCCGATGAGGTTAAAGAAGAGCTGGCGGAGATTGTTGATTTCCTGAAAAACCCTAAAAAGTTCAATGAAATTGGGGCTAAAATCCCTAAGGGTGTACTGTTGTTTGGACCTCCCGGTACCGGTAAGACTTTGCTGGCCCGGGCGGTGGCCGGCGAGGCCGGGGTACCCTTCTTCTCCATTTCCGGTTCTGATTTTGTGGAAATGTTTGTTGGTGTGGGTGCCTCCAGGGTACGTGACTTGTTCGAACAGGCTAAAAAGAATGCCCCCTGTATTGTGTTTATTGACGAGATTGACGCGGTGGGACGCCAGCGGGGTGCCGGTCTTGGCGGCGGTCATGACGAGCGGGAGCAAACTCTGAACCAATTGTTGGTGGAAATGGACGGTTTTAACCCCAATGAGGGTATTATCATCATCGCTGCCACTAACCGCCCGGATATTTTAGATCCCGCCCTGTTGCGCCCTGGTCGTTTCGACCGGCAAATTGTGGTTGATACACCTGATGTTAAGGGCAGGGAAGAAATTTTAAAAGTGCATGCCAAGGGTAAGCCCCTGGATGATGATGTAGACCTGGGAGTGCTGGCCCGCCGGACTCCCGGCTTTACCGGCGCAGATTTATCTAACCTGATGAACGAAGCTGCCCTTTTGGCAGCCCGGGTGGGTAAAAAGAAAATTGGTATGAGGGAACTGGAAGACTCCATAGAAAGAGTTATTGCCGGTCCCGAGAAGAAATCCAAGGTTATTTCAGAAAAGGAAAAACGCCTGGTATCTTATCATGAGGCCGGGCACGCACTGGTGGGTTACCTGCTGCCTAATACTGACCCGGTGCACAAGGTTTCCATCATCCCCCGTGGCCGGGCCGGTGGCTACACTTTATTGCTGCCTAAGGAAGACCGCTACTACATGACCAAATCGATGCTGCTGGATCAAGTGGTGATGCTGCTGGGTGGTCGGGTGGCCGAAGATGTGGCGCTGAAAGAAATCAGCACCGGAGCCCAAAACGATCTGGAGCGAGCCACCGGCATTGTCCGTAAGATGATAATGGAATATGGTATGAGTGATGAGTTAGGGCCCTTGACCCTGGGGCATAAAACAGATACTCCCTTCCTGGGCAGAGATATTGCCCGAGACCGCAACTACTCTGATGAAGTGGCCTATGCCATTGACCGGGAAGTTCGTAAAATGATTGACCAGGCTTATAGTAAGGCGAAGGCTTTGCTGACCGAGTACAGGGCTACCCTGGATAAGATTGCCGAGGTATTGATGGAAAAAGAGACCATCGAAGCAGATGAATTTGCCCAACTGATGCGGGAATCCGGATTGGAAAAACCGGTTCATGCATAA
- a CDS encoding S1 RNA-binding domain-containing protein, with protein MSLEQGSIVEGVVTGITNFGAFVELPGGLTGLVHISEVAEVYVKDINEFLKVNDKVRVKVIAIDPKGKIGLSLKQANPSAKSARGTRKPKFEQSFEDKLARFLKDSDERLADLKRQTDAKRGGRGGPRF; from the coding sequence ATGTCGTTGGAACAAGGTAGTATTGTAGAGGGAGTCGTTACCGGGATAACCAATTTCGGGGCTTTTGTGGAGTTGCCCGGAGGACTTACTGGCTTGGTGCATATTTCGGAAGTTGCCGAAGTTTACGTCAAGGACATCAACGAGTTTCTCAAGGTTAACGACAAGGTAAGGGTAAAAGTAATTGCCATTGATCCCAAAGGAAAAATCGGATTATCTTTGAAACAAGCTAACCCCAGTGCAAAATCAGCCAGGGGGACGCGTAAACCTAAATTTGAACAGTCCTTTGAAGATAAGCTGGCACGTTTCTTAAAAGACAGTGATGAACGTCTGGCCGACCTTAAAAGGCAAACTGATGCAAAAAGAGGAGGCCGTGGTGGCCCGAGATTTTAG
- the spoIIE gene encoding stage II sporulation protein E, producing the protein MGRLFDRIDVYTYHRAGTGPTKKKTPRQPVPSIKKAAAGVKKSPMAWVGQALTWEKFILCLVGLLLGRAVLLGELSPFGVAFTAAVAWMFGPMPMVAASVILGLYTVADGMQFWSSCAVVIVSFLAMFSIKPQVNKPWLVIPGMVTATTLTIKIIFVSVQGASLYPYITVGFEAVFAGVLTFVFLQCLAPFARGAVSRAMSGEATFCFLILIAGIIAGTGGLEYENVTLRGVISRAVILLGAMVGGGGVGAATGAVVGVIPGIAFTVAPVIMGAYSFAGLLAGSVRSFGKLAVAVGFLLGNIVLSLYVANYGDLTRVLIETGVATALFLVIPTSLQEKVKAHLPRPAGETVQPKPMQETRIRELTVDRIRDWSSIFNELSRSFEQVSSTVQQSQEEYGLQQLFSEVSSKVCDGCALYRTCWERDFYRTYQIMLDMLSTVELQGRVTIDDLSDELKKRCARLKEMSITISCLYETYKVNRYWQQRLLESRELVSEQLKGVSQIMENLSSELEFDVELNGEIDEALQHHFAKIGIPIEDLYTLHKEDGLMEVGIVKPACRGEMECRFTVAPVVSKVVGRAFTVASTNCQLKEGEDKCSFKLYPALKYHIDVGVAKLGKDGSPVSGDSHSIIQLKEGRMALVLSDGMGTGPKAAKESSTIVSLLEHLLESGFDQDLAVKTVNSIMMLRSPGESFSTVDLAVLDLYTGNVTFLKIGAVPSFLVRGRRVGIVKANALPVGVVEDIQFTSVNRILEEGDLLVMVSDGVLDAYTGNTDKEQWMSELLQSLGTAKAQETAETILNLVLNVSGGGIPDDMTIITARLKKTEF; encoded by the coding sequence GTGGGCCGTTTGTTTGATAGAATTGATGTTTATACCTACCATCGGGCTGGAACCGGGCCGACAAAGAAGAAAACACCTCGCCAACCAGTACCTTCGATTAAGAAGGCTGCGGCCGGCGTCAAAAAATCTCCTATGGCCTGGGTGGGACAAGCTCTTACCTGGGAAAAGTTTATCCTTTGCCTGGTGGGTTTATTGTTAGGCCGGGCTGTACTGTTAGGGGAACTTTCACCCTTTGGGGTGGCCTTTACCGCGGCAGTTGCTTGGATGTTTGGACCTATGCCGATGGTGGCGGCATCTGTCATTCTTGGTTTATATACAGTTGCAGATGGTATGCAATTTTGGAGTTCCTGCGCAGTAGTAATAGTTTCTTTTCTGGCCATGTTTTCCATCAAGCCCCAGGTGAATAAACCCTGGTTGGTAATTCCCGGCATGGTCACGGCAACCACTCTGACGATAAAAATAATCTTTGTTAGTGTCCAGGGGGCATCTTTATATCCCTATATAACTGTAGGTTTTGAAGCGGTATTTGCCGGGGTCTTAACCTTTGTTTTCTTACAATGCCTGGCACCCTTTGCCCGGGGAGCAGTTTCCCGAGCCATGTCCGGGGAAGCGACCTTTTGTTTTCTCATTTTAATTGCCGGAATAATTGCCGGTACCGGTGGCCTGGAATATGAAAATGTTACCCTGCGGGGAGTTATCAGCCGGGCCGTTATATTACTGGGGGCCATGGTTGGCGGCGGCGGAGTAGGCGCTGCCACCGGAGCAGTGGTGGGAGTTATTCCCGGTATAGCCTTTACCGTGGCGCCGGTTATTATGGGAGCCTATTCTTTCGCTGGTTTATTAGCGGGTTCCGTGCGTTCCTTTGGTAAACTGGCGGTGGCGGTTGGTTTTTTGCTGGGTAACATTGTACTGTCCCTTTATGTGGCTAACTATGGCGACTTAACCAGAGTATTAATTGAAACCGGTGTTGCCACTGCCTTATTTTTGGTGATTCCCACCAGCCTGCAGGAGAAGGTTAAAGCACATTTACCCAGACCCGCCGGGGAAACTGTCCAGCCCAAACCGATGCAAGAGACCAGAATAAGAGAGCTAACTGTTGATCGGATCAGAGATTGGTCATCCATATTTAATGAACTCTCCCGGAGTTTTGAACAGGTATCTTCCACTGTGCAGCAATCCCAGGAGGAGTATGGACTGCAGCAGTTGTTTTCGGAGGTCAGCAGCAAGGTCTGTGATGGCTGTGCCCTCTATCGCACCTGCTGGGAAAGGGACTTTTACCGCACCTATCAAATTATGCTGGATATGCTGTCTACCGTTGAATTGCAGGGGAGAGTCACCATAGATGATTTATCGGATGAACTTAAAAAGCGTTGTGCCCGGTTAAAGGAAATGTCCATTACTATCAGCTGTCTTTATGAGACTTATAAAGTCAATCGTTACTGGCAGCAGCGGTTACTGGAAAGCCGGGAACTGGTCTCCGAACAACTTAAAGGAGTTTCCCAAATCATGGAGAACCTGTCCAGTGAATTGGAATTTGATGTGGAACTGAACGGGGAAATTGATGAAGCGCTACAACACCATTTTGCCAAAATAGGCATTCCCATTGAAGATTTATATACATTGCACAAAGAAGACGGTTTAATGGAGGTGGGCATTGTTAAGCCGGCCTGCCGGGGTGAAATGGAATGTCGCTTTACCGTGGCGCCGGTGGTATCAAAAGTAGTGGGGCGTGCCTTTACGGTGGCCAGTACCAATTGTCAACTAAAGGAAGGGGAAGACAAGTGTTCCTTTAAGCTATATCCGGCTTTAAAATATCACATTGATGTTGGTGTAGCAAAGCTGGGCAAGGATGGGAGCCCGGTATCGGGGGACAGTCATTCCATTATCCAGTTGAAAGAGGGCAGAATGGCCCTGGTTCTGTCCGATGGCATGGGTACAGGCCCTAAAGCTGCCAAAGAGAGCAGTACCATTGTATCGCTGTTGGAGCACCTGTTGGAATCTGGTTTTGACCAGGATCTGGCAGTAAAAACCGTTAACTCCATTATGATGCTCAGGTCGCCGGGAGAGAGCTTTTCCACCGTGGATTTAGCGGTGCTGGATCTATATACCGGTAATGTTACCTTCCTCAAGATTGGCGCCGTACCCAGTTTTTTGGTCCGCGGCCGGCGAGTGGGGATCGTAAAGGCCAATGCCCTGCCGGTGGGGGTGGTGGAGGACATTCAATTTACTTCTGTTAACCGCATACTGGAAGAGGGTGATTTGCTGGTAATGGTCAGCGATGGGGTGTTAGATGCTTATACCGGCAATACCGATAAGGAGCAGTGGATGTCAGAATTACTGCAAAGTTTAGGTACCGCCAAGGCCCAGGAAACAGCAGAAACAATTTTAAATTTAGTTCTTAATGTTTCCGGGGGGGGAATACCCGATGATATGACGATTATCACGGCCCGGCTAAAAAAAACTGAGTTTTAG
- a CDS encoding MIP/aquaporin family protein has protein sequence MSPFLAEIIGTMILIILGDGVVAGVLLRKSKAENSGWIVITVGWGLAVAMAAYAVGSFSGAHLNPALTIALAAIGKFPWADVPSYILAQFIGAFLGAVVVWLHYLPHWKETEDQGAKLGIFCTGPGIRDTFGNLLSEIIGTFVLVLGILAIGANKFADGINPFIVGLLIVAIGVSLGGTTGYAINPARDLGPRIAHAVLPIAGKGSSDWGYAWIPVVGPVIGGILGALFYKAFFLA, from the coding sequence ATGTCACCATTTTTAGCTGAAATTATTGGCACTATGATTTTAATTATATTAGGTGATGGTGTTGTTGCAGGTGTTCTGCTTAGAAAATCTAAGGCAGAAAACAGTGGCTGGATTGTTATTACAGTGGGTTGGGGTTTAGCTGTGGCAATGGCTGCCTACGCTGTTGGAAGTTTTAGTGGAGCCCATTTGAACCCGGCCTTAACTATAGCTCTTGCCGCCATTGGCAAATTTCCTTGGGCTGATGTACCTTCCTATATTCTTGCTCAATTTATTGGTGCTTTTCTGGGTGCTGTTGTTGTATGGCTGCATTATTTACCTCACTGGAAAGAAACTGAGGACCAGGGAGCAAAATTGGGGATCTTTTGTACAGGCCCTGGCATCCGTGACACCTTTGGCAACCTATTAAGTGAAATAATTGGTACCTTTGTTCTGGTATTAGGCATCTTAGCCATTGGAGCAAATAAATTTGCCGATGGTATTAACCCCTTTATTGTGGGTCTGTTGATTGTAGCCATTGGGGTTTCTTTAGGTGGTACCACCGGCTATGCCATTAACCCAGCCCGTGACCTGGGACCCCGTATTGCACACGCTGTGCTGCCCATTGCAGGTAAAGGAAGCTCAGATTGGGGCTATGCCTGGATTCCCGTTGTGGGACCAGTTATCGGTGGCATTTTGGGAGCCTTATTTTATAAAGCGTTCTTTTTAGCTTAG
- the glpK gene encoding glycerol kinase GlpK, whose protein sequence is MVKKYVLTLDQGTTSCRAILFDRDSNIVGVAQKEFTQIYPKPGWVEHNAEEIWSTQYGVIAEVVAKTGINPNEIASIGITNQRETTVVWDKTTGKPVYNAIVWQCRRTTDICDQLKAKGLEQVFRTKTGLVIDAYFSGTKVKWILDNVEGAREKAEKGQLLFGTMDTWLIWNLTGGKVHVTDYSNASRTLMYNIRELRWDEELLKELDVPASMLPEVRPSSEVYGETDPKNFLGHAVPIAGVAGDQQAALFGQACYQPGMAKNTYGTGCFMLMNTGDKLYDSKNGLLTTIAWGIDGKVEYALEGSIFIAGAAIQWLRDGLKVLEEAPDSEYFASKVADTDGVYLVPAFAGLGAPYWDMRARGAIVGLTRGTTKEHIIRAALDSLAYQTKDVLGAMEADSNIKLQALKVDGGAVANNLLMQFQADILGVPVERPKVIETTALGAAYLAGLAVGFWQSKEELASRWQLDRRFESQMDDTKRNKLYDGWKRAVTRSMDWAIED, encoded by the coding sequence ATGGTGAAGAAGTATGTGCTGACCTTAGACCAGGGTACAACCAGTTGCCGAGCAATCTTGTTTGACCGGGACAGCAACATCGTAGGTGTGGCCCAAAAGGAATTTACCCAAATTTACCCCAAACCAGGCTGGGTGGAACATAATGCCGAAGAAATCTGGAGTACACAGTACGGAGTTATTGCCGAAGTAGTAGCCAAGACTGGTATAAACCCGAATGAAATCGCTTCCATTGGTATTACAAATCAGCGGGAAACCACGGTAGTATGGGATAAGACAACCGGCAAACCGGTCTATAATGCCATCGTCTGGCAGTGCCGCCGTACCACTGACATTTGCGATCAACTGAAGGCCAAGGGTTTAGAGCAAGTATTCAGAACTAAAACAGGCCTGGTGATAGATGCTTATTTCTCCGGCACCAAGGTCAAGTGGATTTTAGACAATGTGGAGGGCGCTCGGGAAAAGGCAGAAAAGGGCCAGTTGCTCTTTGGAACTATGGATACCTGGTTAATTTGGAATCTGACCGGGGGTAAAGTCCATGTTACCGATTATTCCAACGCTTCCCGTACCCTGATGTATAACATTCGGGAACTTCGCTGGGACGAAGAACTCCTAAAGGAACTGGATGTACCGGCCAGCATGTTACCGGAAGTTCGTCCTTCCAGTGAGGTTTATGGCGAAACCGATCCTAAAAACTTCCTCGGCCATGCCGTCCCCATTGCCGGAGTTGCCGGTGATCAGCAGGCGGCTTTGTTTGGCCAGGCATGCTACCAACCCGGCATGGCTAAGAATACCTACGGCACCGGCTGCTTTATGCTGATGAACACCGGTGACAAACTGTATGATTCCAAAAACGGTCTACTGACCACCATTGCCTGGGGAATTGATGGAAAAGTTGAATATGCTCTGGAAGGAAGTATCTTTATTGCGGGTGCTGCCATCCAGTGGTTGAGGGATGGTTTAAAGGTATTGGAAGAAGCTCCGGACTCCGAATACTTTGCCAGCAAGGTTGCGGATACCGACGGTGTGTACCTGGTGCCTGCCTTTGCCGGACTGGGCGCTCCCTACTGGGATATGCGGGCAAGGGGCGCCATTGTGGGCCTGACCCGCGGTACTACCAAGGAGCATATTATTAGGGCCGCGCTGGATTCTCTGGCTTATCAAACCAAGGATGTGCTGGGAGCTATGGAAGCAGACTCCAACATAAAATTGCAAGCTTTAAAAGTAGACGGCGGGGCAGTGGCCAACAACCTGCTCATGCAATTCCAGGCCGATATCCTGGGTGTACCGGTAGAAAGACCCAAGGTTATTGAAACCACTGCCCTGGGCGCTGCCTACCTGGCCGGTCTTGCTGTTGGCTTCTGGCAAAGCAAAGAAGAGCTGGCCAGCCGCTGGCAACTGGACCGCCGGTTTGAGAGCCAAATGGACGACACCAAGAGAAATAAACTTTATGACGGTTGGAAGCGCGCAGTTACTCGGAGTATGGATTGGGCCATTGAAGATTAA
- a CDS encoding thioesterase family protein, whose amino-acid sequence MELKVGLIHEASITVEDSNTAIAYGSGGVRVFATPAMIGLMEKAALELADQYLPEGQTTVGTEVNVKHTAATPVGMKVVARAELIEIDGRRLVFKVDASDEAGPIGSGTHERFIINPEKFLQKVESKKA is encoded by the coding sequence GTGGAATTAAAAGTAGGGTTGATCCATGAAGCGAGCATCACGGTGGAAGACAGCAATACAGCCATCGCCTATGGCAGCGGCGGGGTCCGGGTTTTTGCCACCCCTGCCATGATCGGCTTGATGGAAAAAGCCGCCTTGGAGCTGGCGGATCAATATTTACCGGAGGGACAAACCACCGTGGGTACCGAAGTCAATGTTAAACACACCGCCGCCACACCCGTTGGCATGAAGGTGGTGGCCCGGGCGGAATTAATTGAGATTGACGGCAGGCGTCTGGTCTTTAAAGTAGACGCATCGGACGAAGCAGGCCCCATCGGTTCCGGTACCCATGAACGGTTTATTATTAACCCGGAAAAATTTCTGCAGAAAGTGGAAAGCAAGAAAGCTTAA
- a CDS encoding phosphatase, translated as MRLASIDIGTNSTRLLLAEVNNGVVTTVKTGLITTRLGQGINDGRLLPAAMERTIAAIKTFLAQSREFGATGIVAAATSAVRDAVNQAEFLQLTREATGLQVKVLSGEQEAAASYRGVLAGLPIAPQSTLVLDVGGGSTEFIWPAGNAVHYVSLPVGAVRMTEGGHSDEQIKEIISDTLLQIKKQLAGSFSLVAVGGTATSLVAMSLQLSQYEPALVHGHYLSLAEIDRLLTVLIAAGTEGRKKIIGLQPDRSDIILAGVRIIKLVLEGLELQGLTVSETDILHGLVLELAQQMSKQKLE; from the coding sequence TTGCGTCTTGCCAGTATTGATATTGGCACTAACTCCACCAGACTTTTATTGGCTGAAGTAAATAATGGGGTAGTTACCACTGTTAAGACCGGACTCATTACCACCCGGCTGGGCCAGGGCATTAATGATGGGCGATTATTACCTGCGGCCATGGAACGAACCATCGCGGCCATTAAAACATTCCTGGCCCAAAGCAGGGAGTTTGGTGCCACCGGAATAGTGGCCGCTGCCACCAGCGCCGTTAGGGATGCTGTAAACCAGGCGGAATTTTTGCAGTTAACCAGGGAAGCAACCGGCTTGCAGGTGAAGGTTTTATCCGGGGAGCAGGAAGCTGCCGCCAGTTATCGGGGGGTATTGGCAGGGTTACCTATAGCGCCTCAGTCAACCTTAGTGCTGGATGTAGGTGGTGGTAGTACGGAATTTATTTGGCCCGCCGGTAATGCGGTTCATTATGTGAGCCTGCCGGTGGGAGCGGTGCGCATGACCGAAGGAGGTCATAGCGATGAACAAATTAAAGAAATTATATCTGACACCCTGCTGCAGATAAAAAAACAACTGGCCGGTTCCTTTTCTCTAGTGGCCGTAGGAGGTACCGCCACTTCCCTGGTAGCCATGTCCCTGCAATTGTCCCAATATGAACCGGCCCTGGTTCACGGGCATTACCTTTCACTGGCGGAAATTGACAGGTTATTGACTGTGCTAATAGCGGCCGGTACCGAGGGAAGAAAGAAAATTATCGGCCTGCAGCCTGATCGTTCCGACATTATTCTGGCCGGGGTAAGAATAATCAAGCTGGTACTGGAAGGTCTGGAATTACAGGGATTAACGGTTTCGGAAACAGATATTCTGCATGGGCTGGTGCTGGAACTGGCGCAACAAATGTCGAAACAAAAATTGGAATAA
- the tilS gene encoding tRNA lysidine(34) synthetase TilS, which yields MGVLEKVRAEIIRHKMVQPGDLVVVGVSGGPDSVALLHVLYCLRDELGISLHVAHLNHMFRGEEAEEDASFVQDLAAKLGIPCTVEERDVPAYARKNHLSSEVAAREARYRFFRDVLQATGGSKLALAHHADDQAELVLMNILRGTGLKGLSGMWPVRDQVYIRPMLEVRRKDIEQYCHDHNLSFRIDSSNLKNIYLRNRIRQQLIPWLEKEYCPGLVPIISRMTKQIRDEEMFLESLAVQAYSQVVLSEHPAAVVLHRQKLLAQPTVMARRVLRVAWGRLRGNKQDLTFDHVENLINHLKGGGPERIFQLPDGIAARLAYETLTLTHIVGDNEPHASYFYELAVPGEVTIPETGWKIVSKVIDKKELAVAPRQLPSHVVALDYARVMQPLAVRNKRDGDVMVPFGLGQTVKLKKLFIDRKVPRHLRDRIPIVVEQPTGRVLWVAGIRMADEIGITPSTQKVMLLSLEIGNSNNT from the coding sequence ATGGGGGTGTTAGAGAAGGTTCGTGCTGAAATTATCCGACACAAAATGGTTCAACCAGGAGACCTGGTGGTTGTGGGTGTTTCGGGCGGACCGGATTCTGTAGCACTGTTGCATGTGCTGTACTGCTTGCGGGACGAATTGGGTATATCCTTGCATGTAGCCCATTTAAATCATATGTTTAGGGGCGAAGAAGCAGAGGAAGACGCCTCTTTTGTGCAGGATCTAGCGGCTAAATTGGGAATTCCTTGTACTGTGGAGGAACGTGATGTTCCTGCTTATGCCCGGAAGAATCATTTATCGTCCGAGGTGGCGGCCAGGGAGGCCCGTTACCGCTTTTTTAGGGACGTCCTGCAAGCTACCGGCGGGAGCAAGCTGGCCCTGGCGCATCATGCAGATGACCAGGCGGAACTGGTATTGATGAATATTTTGCGGGGAACCGGCCTGAAGGGATTGTCCGGTATGTGGCCGGTACGGGACCAGGTGTATATAAGGCCTATGCTGGAGGTAAGGCGCAAGGATATAGAACAATATTGCCATGACCATAACTTAAGTTTTCGGATAGATAGTTCCAATCTAAAGAATATCTACCTGCGTAACCGGATTCGTCAGCAGCTTATACCTTGGTTGGAAAAAGAATATTGTCCTGGCTTGGTTCCTATAATAAGTCGGATGACTAAACAGATCCGCGATGAGGAGATGTTTTTGGAAAGCCTGGCGGTGCAGGCCTATAGCCAGGTTGTCTTGTCAGAGCATCCGGCAGCGGTGGTATTACACCGGCAGAAATTACTGGCCCAACCTACCGTTATGGCCCGGAGAGTGCTAAGGGTCGCCTGGGGTCGCTTAAGAGGAAACAAGCAGGATTTAACTTTTGATCATGTGGAAAACCTGATTAATCATCTGAAGGGTGGTGGCCCGGAAAGAATTTTTCAACTTCCTGACGGGATAGCCGCCAGGCTGGCTTACGAGACGTTAACCCTAACCCATATTGTTGGTGATAATGAACCACATGCTTCCTATTTTTACGAACTGGCGGTACCAGGTGAAGTGACTATTCCGGAAACGGGATGGAAAATTGTTAGTAAAGTAATTGATAAAAAAGAACTGGCCGTTGCCCCCAGGCAGCTGCCCTCCCATGTGGTGGCTTTGGACTACGCCAGGGTCATGCAGCCCCTGGCGGTAAGAAACAAACGGGATGGGGATGTCATGGTACCCTTTGGTTTAGGCCAAACTGTAAAACTGAAAAAGCTTTTTATAGATCGTAAGGTGCCTCGGCATCTGCGGGATCGGATACCCATTGTGGTGGAACAGCCCACCGGCAGAGTGCTGTGGGTTGCCGGTATCAGAATGGCTGATGAAATCGGGATAACACCATCCACCCAGAAAGTTATGCTACTAAGCCTGGAAATTGGGAATAGTAATAATACATAA
- the ndk gene encoding nucleoside-diphosphate kinase, producing MERTYLMVKPDGVQRGLVGQIISRFEQRGYKIVGLKMMQISREVAEKHYGEHVGKPFFRGLVDFITSGPVVAMVVEGKDVVSAAREMMGATNPLKAAPGTIRATFGVDVGRNVIHGSDSLESAQREIALFFRPEELVDYGRAIDSWIYE from the coding sequence ATGGAACGTACTTATTTGATGGTCAAGCCAGACGGAGTTCAACGGGGATTGGTGGGACAAATTATCAGCCGTTTTGAGCAGAGAGGCTACAAAATTGTTGGTTTGAAAATGATGCAAATTTCCCGGGAAGTGGCGGAAAAACACTACGGGGAGCATGTAGGGAAACCTTTTTTCCGGGGACTGGTTGACTTCATTACCTCCGGCCCGGTGGTGGCCATGGTGGTGGAAGGAAAAGATGTTGTGTCCGCCGCCCGTGAAATGATGGGGGCCACCAACCCCCTGAAAGCTGCTCCCGGTACTATTCGTGCCACCTTTGGAGTAGATGTGGGACGCAACGTCATCCATGGTTCTGATTCATTGGAAAGCGCCCAGAGGGAAATCGCACTTTTCTTCCGACCCGAAGAATTGGTGGACTACGGACGTGCCATCGACAGCTGGATTTACGAGTAA